One stretch of Ictalurus punctatus breed USDA103 chromosome 5, Coco_2.0, whole genome shotgun sequence DNA includes these proteins:
- the dynll1 gene encoding dynein light chain 1, cytoplasmic, producing the protein MSDRKAVIKNADMSEEMQQDAVECATQALEKYNIEKDIAAYIKKEFDKKYNPTWHCIVGRNFGSYVTHETKHFIYFYLGQVAILLFKSG; encoded by the exons ATGTCTGACAGGAAAGCAGTAATAAAAAATGCGGACATGTCGGAGGAGATGCAGCAGGATGCTGTTGAGTGTGCTACCCAGGCTCTAGAGAAGTACAACATTGAGAAAGACATTGCTGCCTACATCAAAAAG GAGTTTGACAAAAAATACAACCCCACCTGGCACTGCATTGTCGGAAGGAATTTTGGCAGCTACGTGACCCATGAGACGAAGCACTTCATCTATTTCTACCTGGGCCAAGTGGCCATTCTGCTGTTCAAGTCTGGCTGA